The following is a genomic window from Spirosoma foliorum.
AAACCCATCTATGATTCGGCCTCGGGGCGGCTCTTGCTGGCTATGTTGCCCAACGAAAAAATTCAGCGCTTTGTCAGCAAATACGGCCTTCCCGTAGGCGATTCCTGGCCAGAAATCCTGTCGGAAGATCAGCTCTATGAAGCCCTGTCGCTAATAAGTCAGGAAAAATTAGCGCTACAAACCATACCGAACCGGCATGTTATTGGCCTGGCTGTTCCCGTTTATAAGCACGGCCTTGTCGTCTCTAGCTTGAGCATCTATTTGCCCGAGTATCGGTATATGGCCATTGATAAACGGAAACTGGTACTATCACTTCGAAAATGTGCTGACGAAATAAATAACAAGTTGGTATAGAGGCATATATGAGTAAATTTTAGAAAGGCTTCGGCCTTTTTTTTATGCCCTGTTCAAAAACTACCATCAGCTAAAAATGGAATTTTTTATGAAAAATCAAGAAAGAATTTGGAGTTAATCCATAAATGGCCTTACTATTGCAATAGAATAAAATTGATTTTTATAATATAAAATTAATTCCTAAATCTCATGAAATATTTTACGTTTACGTGGCTGCTTGCCTGTATGACGATATGGAGTGCCGCCACAGTATGGGGGCAGTCAATCGTTATATCGGGTCAGATAACCGGCGCGGGCGATAAGAGCCCCTTACCCGGTACCACTGTATCACTGAAGGGTAGCACTACGGGTACTACCACCGATGCGTCTGGAAATTATCGGATCTCGGTTCCCAATCCGGCGAATGCGATCCTGGTCTTTTCGTCAGTCGGTTTTTTGAGCCAGGAAGTTTCTGTTGGCAGTCGATCTGCCATCAACGTGGAGTTGGCTGTCGATACACGGCAACTCAATGAGGTTGTTGTGGTTGGCTACGGCACGGTACGTAAAAGCGATTTAACCGGCTCACTCGCCCAGGTAAAAGCCAAAGAGCTCTCTTCGTTTCCGGCTCCCAACGTACTGCAGGCTTTGTCGGGTCGAGCGCCAGGGGTACAGGTGATTCAAAATACAGGTGCGCCGGGCGCATCGATTAGTGTCCGAATTCGGGGGGCAAACTCGGTTCAGGGGAGTAATGAGCCTCTGTATGTAATTGACGGCTTCCCTATTGCGGGCAGCAGTCCATCTATTTTGAACAACAACGACATTGAGTCGATCGAAATTCTCAAAGATGCCTCTGCTACTGCTATCTATGGATCGCGTGGGGCGAATGGCGTGGTTATTATTACGACGAAACAAGGGAAAGTGGGTAAAGTGCAGGTGGACTATGAAGGCAGTTATAGCATTCAGACACTTCGGAAGAAACTGGACCTGATGAATCCGAAAGAATATGCGGCTTTTTACAATGAGCAAGCCGTGAACGATGGAAAAGCACCCTACTTTACTCAGGCTCAGATTGATGGATTTGGGCCGGGTTATGACTGGCAGGATCTTGTGTTCCGGAAAGCACCCATGCAAACGCACAACCTGACCGTGAATGGGGGGACCGACAAAACACGTTTCTCCATTGGCGGGGGTCTTATGAATCAGCAGGGTATCATTGCCAATAGTGATTATAAGCGGTACTCACTGCGCGCCAACTTTATAACCGATGTCAGCTCTAAATTCTCCCTGACCTACGGGGCAACCTTAAGTAAAATCACCTCCAATCGCCAGAACAACTCAGGTGGTAATCGGGGATCATCATTGATTTCGGCGGCCATTTCTGCCCCACCAACTCTGACGCCTTACAATGATGATGGCAGCTATCGGGTACTGACAACGGCTTATCCGTTTATCTCGAATAGTATTGTCAATCCCATCAATGTTATCAATGAAACGAGTGACAAATTAGATGCGAACCGAATCCTGGCTAACGCAGCGCTAACGTTTAAGCCGTTCGAGGGGCTGGCCATAAAAATTTCCGGCGGTATTGAGAACGCTGATGATCGGACGGATGCCTATCAGACAACCAAGCTAATCAACTCTGTGGGTAATGCCAGTGTGGGCGTTTCCCGGACCACTAGTTTGCTCAGCGAAAATACCATTAGCTATAACAAAATAATTGGCCAAAAACATAGTCTGGCAGCTGTAGCTGGGTTTACGTATCAGGATTTTCTCAGTACCTCCCTGAGTGGTTCGGGTACGGGTTTTCTAAGTAACGTTCCCCAGACCTATAATCTGGGATCGGCCAGTACGCCCGGTATTCCTGGTTCGAGTTATGGCTATAGCACCTTACTATCGTATTTGGGCCGGGTTAATTACAGCTTTAATAACCGTTACCTGGCCACCGTTAGCTTCCGGGCCGACGGCTCATCGAAATATTCGACTGGCAACAAATGGGGGTATTTCCCATCCGGCGCATTAGCCTGGCGGGTATCAGAAGAACCGTTCATGAAGA
Proteins encoded in this region:
- a CDS encoding SusC/RagA family TonB-linked outer membrane protein — its product is MKYFTFTWLLACMTIWSAATVWGQSIVISGQITGAGDKSPLPGTTVSLKGSTTGTTTDASGNYRISVPNPANAILVFSSVGFLSQEVSVGSRSAINVELAVDTRQLNEVVVVGYGTVRKSDLTGSLAQVKAKELSSFPAPNVLQALSGRAPGVQVIQNTGAPGASISVRIRGANSVQGSNEPLYVIDGFPIAGSSPSILNNNDIESIEILKDASATAIYGSRGANGVVIITTKQGKVGKVQVDYEGSYSIQTLRKKLDLMNPKEYAAFYNEQAVNDGKAPYFTQAQIDGFGPGYDWQDLVFRKAPMQTHNLTVNGGTDKTRFSIGGGLMNQQGIIANSDYKRYSLRANFITDVSSKFSLTYGATLSKITSNRQNNSGGNRGSSLISAAISAPPTLTPYNDDGSYRVLTTAYPFISNSIVNPINVINETSDKLDANRILANAALTFKPFEGLAIKISGGIENADDRTDAYQTTKLINSVGNASVGVSRTTSLLSENTISYNKIIGQKHSLAAVAGFTYQDFLSTSLSGSGTGFLSNVPQTYNLGSASTPGIPGSSYGYSTLLSYLGRVNYSFNNRYLATVSFRADGSSKYSTGNKWGYFPSGALAWRVSEEPFMKNVSFLSDLKLRASWGLSGSQAINAYATLNMLSSGKTVFDDALYNTFAPSTTLPGDLKWETTEQTDAGADISFFSNRLHLTADYYVKNTRDLLNTVQLPSSFGYTTTIRNVGQIQNKGLEFSVDGRVIDKAVKWDVSANIAFNRSKVIKLYNGQDILGGNFNVTLISDAANLLRQGLPVGVFYGYVEKGYSDKGQVVYQDLNGDGVINQNDKTVIGNPNPKFIYGFNSSVSFKGLELSIFIQGVQGNDLANLSAIGNTLDYNYGLNMPREVYLNHWTPTHTDAKYPIISSKNSYNFSNRNIENGSFMRLRNIQLAYTLPIKQWGLSDLRKVQIYASGQNLLTITNYSWWDPEVNSMGGANSIGQGIDYYTYPTTKSVTFGLRIGF